In Cryptomeria japonica chromosome 5, Sugi_1.0, whole genome shotgun sequence, the genomic window AGCATAAACTGTGGTATTAGAAGCCTTATACTGTGAACAGGTTCTGGATTTTGTATTGTAGGTTGGGAGTGATTTTAATTTGAGACAGTTGTGTATGATCCGTCATTTTACTGTTCACATATGTTTTTTTCCCTTTCTTGAGTAGAGAAGTGGGCTAGATGCTTTTTATATTTCCATATATACCATATGTTTCTATACTTGAGTTTCCAGAGTTTGTGGGTGTGTGTATGAATGCTGTGTAAATGGGAATGTATCTTCAgattttggatttgaatttggattttccaGTTCATTGCATAACAGGTTTTAACATTTTGGGTTATGCAGTTTATGGAATCAATTCTTCTTTGGAGGGTAGGCTTGTGCAACTTTAAGTTGATCCATTTCCAACTCAAAAAATGGGAATGTTCCCCTGGGCCTTTAAACATACTTTTGATGATGAACTACTTTTTGCTTTTTCCCTGTCATCGAGATCATTGAAATGATCTTTCTTTTCTGGACTGATCCAACCCATCATTGCTTGACTGAATTGATCTCCAAGTGGGCCGCATGACCCCACTTTTCTTCTTTTATGGGTGTTTGCTTAAACAAAGGAGTTGTTAAATCTTATAAGATTCTGTATagaacatgtttgattgctcaggaaTTACCAATCTTGCATCAAGCATCTTCTATGCATACTAGCAGAGTTCTCCGCCAAAAGCCTTCTAGATTTTATGACAAATATACTTTGCCAAACGTTATTGTAAACGTTGGGGCAAAGCTCATGGTTTATCTTCTTTGAACTGTTGTTTATTTTCTTATATTGTGTTTGTTCTTGGATTTTCCTGCAGATTGTCATGTTCTTTCAGTGATGTTCACAACTTGCTCTTGTTGTTTGTTGTGATATTTAATACCATACTTGGAAATAACCTCAAGCTGTTCTTATGTTTACATTGTCAATTTCATAACAATGTTCTAAGGATTAGTATAGTGGTTTGATTTAATTCTTAGCAATATCACTCTTTTGGACTGTTATCTCGTGTCCATGTTTACATAAATCTTAAATCTACAATCTGTAATAGAAACAACATGTCTTAAGATGGTTCCCTCAGTAATCTTTTATGTTCTCCTTTGTGGACGTGCATTCTGTTGATCTTacataattttatttttgttatgCTTTAGGCATTGAAGATAGAAACTGGCTTACTGTTTTTAGAAATTATCTATATGCTTTTACAGGATATCGGATAGCAGTTGTTAAATTTAGCTATTATACTACTGTTCTGGTATTTCAAAATATGCTTTCTAAGATGTTTGAAACTCTTATGTTTTATATAGGTCTTCGAAGCATTTTTTGAGTACATCGATTGTGAGAAAGTATGTGTGGAGGCTCAGAGCATTCCAAGCCACACAGTACAGCAGTTGATTTTCATGGTGGTCATGAAAAAACTGTTCTGTTTGAGAAACAACTGTGCACAGTGCAAGGGGCTGACATACATTTCTCAATTCTCCTTGAACTAGCTGCAAATAATGACCTGATAGGATTTAAGCAAGCTGTTGAGGAAGATGGATCAGCAATTGATGAGATTAGCTTCTGGTATGGGAGGCAAAATGGTTCCAAACAGATGTGTTTAGAGCAAAGGACACCTTTGATGATTGCTGCCCTTTATGGTAGCATAGATGTACTGAACTACATATTATCTGCCTATGCAATGTGTGGAATAGATGTCAACTTAGAATGTGGATCAGGCAAGGACACTGCTCTACATTGTGCTGCTGCTGGAGGGTCTAGTTTTGCCATTGAATCTGTGAAGTTATTGCTTCAGTCAGGTGCTGATGTTAATCATTTGGATGCTAATGGAAAGAGGCCTGTGGATGTAATAATGGCTTCCCCAAAGCTTTCCAATGGAAAGGCTATGCTGGAATATATGTTAAGTTCAGGATGCCAAGCAAGTTCTTTCATGAAGATACCAAATCAAGTTTCTGACAGTGGCTTCTCTTTGTCTCATATTGTATCTGAAACTTACAAAGACTCACATGGAGGAGGGCCTAACAGTCTAggttcttctcctcctctttcttcgtCTCCAAAAGAACTGAGCTCTAAATATTTTTGCACATCTTTAAAGTTTTCCGAGGCATCAAGGGGTTGTGTAGTCAGTAATGAGAAGAAAGAGTACCCTGTAGATCCCTCTTTTCCTGATATAAAGAATGATATGTACAGCACTGATGAGTTTCGAATGTATTCTTTCAAAGTAAAGCCTTGTTCAAGAGCTTATTCTCATGTCTGGACTGAGTGCCCTTTTGCCCATCCTGGAGAAAATGCCAGAAGACGAGACCCTCGAAGGTATCACTATAGCTGTGTTCCTTGCTTGGAGTTTCGTAAAGGGTCTTGTAGGCGCGGTGATGGGTGTGAATATGCGCATGGTGTTTTTGAGTGTTGGTTGCACCCTGCTCAATATCGAACACGACTATGCAAAGATGAAACAAaatgcacaagaagagtttgcttTTTTGCACATAAGCCTGAAGAGTTGCGCCCTTTATCTGTCTTAACAGGGTCAACTGTGCAATCACCTCAACTTGCTGCTTCATTGGATATGAGTTCAACCATGGGTCCTATCATGCTAAGCTCACCATCTTCCATGGTAAAGATGTCTGCCGTTTCGCCTTCAAATCCTCCATCAGGGGGCTTAACCACACCACCAAtgtctccatcatcatcatctgcaaactCATCTGTTTATTCATCGACAAGTAAAGCCTGGCAACAGCCTAATGTACCGACATTGCACCTTCCTGGTGGTAGTCTTCAAGCTAGTCGTCTTAGAGCATCACTTAGTGCCAGAGACATGGCTGTTGAGGGATTGAATGGCTGTTCAGACTATGAAGGGCAACTTATAAGCGAGTTTCCTCTTTCTATTCAATCTAGGATGAATTCTGCTGCAGCTGTTGGGAACACTTCATTTAGATCTGCAAAATATAAGTCTGGCAATAGTGTTTCTCCAACTAATCTTGAAGATTTGTTTGCTTCTGAGATGTCATCTCCAAGAAAATCAGGTCTTGAATCTTCTGCTCTTGCTCAGTTATGCTCACAGATGCAGTCCCAGAAAACATTACAATGTCATTCTCAACTTCCAAGTCAAACTCAGACATCAATTGgtaatcagatttctcagatgcgGCAATGTCAGAGTCCCAGCAATTTCCACTCTCCTGTTCAATCTTCTTACTTGCCATCTCTTGGTGTGGATTTGGAACAACACAACACTACTGGGTCTGCTTTATCATCAGCTTTGATGGCTTCAACAAtttcaagatctgctgcatttatgCAGAATGATTTTCGGAGCAAAAGCTCACGTGACTTAAGTGCAAGTGTGCCTCCTGCATCATTGGCAGATTGGGGTTCTCCAACAGGTAAAGTAGATTGGGGTGTTCAAGGTGAAGACCTGAGGAAATTCAGGAAGTCATTTTCCTTTGGTCCCCGTAGCTCAGTTGAAGCAGATTTATCCTGGGTTCAAAACATGGTTAAAGAAATGCCAGTTGATGCTGGGGAGGGGCATATTTCAGTAAGCCCTCTGGAAGCATTGAAAAACAGGAAGGCAGATAATGTCGATCGTACAGTTTTGAGTGCTTGGATGGAGCAGCTGCATCTGGATCAGCAGATGGTAGCATAACATTTTTGATAAAAGCAAAATCTCAGTGAAATTTCCTTTCTGCCCATTTTGTTAAAATTCAATTTATTGTAGTAGACTATCCACATTCTAGACCAGGAATTGTCTGCTTTATTGCTGCTTTTGAGACCATATCCTGTAAGTTAGCTGATAAAGAAGCTACGGAAGATAAGCCTCACAGATAAAAGTCAGCAAGATATTTCAAACTCTAATTTCCCTTTGTCTAAGGTCTACTTGTGCTAAGCATACAGTTTTTTGCTTAACTGACCGCAGAAATCGTATTGGAATTTCTGTCATGTAAAACATTGGAAGAAAAAGTGAAAGTTCCAATGTTACTGCAAGTTTCAGCTGAACCCCCCCTTCACTTGATGAATTGTTGCAGATAACTAAGAAGATGATCAGAGGTGTATTCTATAGTTGGTAACCTTTGCCAATTTATGACATGTATACTTATAGCCAATTCAGAGTATGGATATCTGTTACTCTAGATTACTGGTCTTTATTGCATTGACTAAGAAGATTATAATTTATTACATTAATCGACATCCAAGGTTTGTCCACATATGATCGTTTGATCTAATACTACAATTCCTTTCACATCAACTATCCTGAGCGATTGTGCTTATGGAGGTAATAATAAAATCAAGGAACTTAAATCTtgtgtattttgattttgaaatagcaatGAGTGTCTCTTTCTAACAAATCATCCTAAGAAGGGGCTTCCAAGTTATATATATTAGTTTTGAAGGGTGTCCTTTACACGAGGTGTCATGCAAATTGGATCAATGTAGCTTGCTTCATCATACATCGAATGAACTATGCTGAAAATTTGGGAGTTTGCCCCTCTAGAAAGAAATTACTGAAAAGGCAAGGTTAATGCTTTTTACTGCTAGTACACATTAAAATTTCCATTTTCCTTGTATTGAGAACAGTGCTTGACTAAATGTTTGGGGGGATGATACGCTGTGTTTGGACGTATCTTCTTGTTGATTGATTAACATTGGCTCAGGCAAAATGAGTAAAAATAACCTTGACCTCAAAGTCTTAAAGGTCTGTAGAATTATTTTAGACATTAATAAGCCCACGCAAGCTTTAATTTCCTTGTCAGAAATAGCATAATTTTATGCACCTCGTGCAGTTTGGAAGATATAATCAATTCGTTGTAGCTGTACAGGTAAAAGTAGGCTTGTAGTTACCCAAGGTTAAATTAATGCAAACAACATTGCACAAATTAACTTAGATAAATCAGATGAATTGGAAAATGATAAATTGGAAATGCAATTatagaaatttaaaatcaaattaaaaggTTTACTTGGCTATTGAACTAAAGGTGTTGTAGGGATTTTGAACCTTACAGATTTAATCTACTAAAATATAGAAAATTGATATCCTCGAAATAGTGACGGTCTTTGTAACCTCCACAGATTTGGAGTCATTTAAGGATTTATCTTACACAACACATTTGTTCACTGGGGAGCGGTTCTGTTTCGCTCAGACTAGTGAGATTTGGTTCATTTTTGACTCTGCTATCTGTTGATTTGTAGGAATTAGTGGTATTGAATTGTGGGGGTTCATGTTCTGGAATTAGTGGTATTGAATTGTGAGGGTTCATGTTTTGCCAGTCAATCCCCTTGAAAGATTGATTTTATGACTTTGAGCAAATGTTGATAGATGACAACTAAATATATAAAGGCCTAGATGTGAATTTTGATATAATTATGGATTGTTTTTGGTGCTCCAAATTCAAATGTTCATACACTCATAAATGCTTAGGATGTTCAAATGATCTAGAATGCCAATTAATGTTcaattgaatgtctttaaataccaAAATATAATGAATagtcaaacaaaagtgtaccgagtTGGATCCCAACTGCTACAAGGAAATGATAGGAGTTGGcaatttggaaatttatttatttatttggatcAAATCTACAAGAAGAGGGATCACTTCTGCACGTTTCTGCACCGACTGAAGATAAGGACTCCTAGATCTTGGAATTGAGAATGGATATGTGGAAGTGTGGGCTGGTAATGAGGTGAATGTGTGAAGATATAAAAATAGGTAGGCATATAGTTGAATGTATATCAAAATGTGTTTAGGTAAGAGTAATGATACTGGattggaaatggaaaagaaagtTAAACTTGCACAAAAGTGTGCTATATgtcaatatataattatatcaaGACATTCTATTTAAATAAATCCAAAAACAAATAAGAACTAACATGGACATATCAGTGGTGCTCCCTTTGAGTACTCAGACTAATCACTTTGCTGAAGCCGAGATAAACCTACAATGGATTGAAGCTTGCTCAGTCTCAGGGTTTTAAAAAGGTTTGGTTGGAGGGGGATTCCCTAAACATCATCCAATGCCTCAAGAACAAACATAAACCTAGTTTGTCTATAAATGCCTTCATTAAGGACTTCCTTAATGTTATTAATTCATTTGAGGAGCATTTTATATTTCACATATATCACGAGGGGAATAAACTTGCGGATGTCTTCGCAAATATTGGATTGGATTGTCTAGGCACTCGACTTAGCACTGGGACTCTCGTGACCGGCTTCTAGCATAAGCTCTCATGATTTTCAGCAGAGCCTTTTATTGTCATAATGACTTGTCTTTGCAAATATTGGATTGTCTAGGCACTCGACTTAGCACTGGGACTCTCGTGACCGGCTTCTAGCATAAGCTCTCATGATTTTCAGCAGAGCCTTTTATTGTCATAATGACTTGGCATAACACATGCTTTATGGGTGCTATTTGTGTTTTCTCCATTCCGTCGCCTTGGTGTTGGGGCTTGTTCTTTGGCATTATTGTGGTGGGGTTTGGGGAACTGTATCTTTAGTGGTGAATTAGATTATGGGTGGGGAGAGGAACCGTTTGGAGCCCACTTCTTGTTAAGGATTTAAACAGAATGGTCTGGTTTGGAAGAAAGTTGAAAATGGGGGTTTGACGGCTTATTATCAGAGGCTACATGGTCATGACCAAAAATTTCAAAGATGTTTGCTGAGGGATGGAAGAACCGCACCCTTATTGCCTATGCTAAGGAGATTAACATTTCCGAGGACCTCCACTGGGCAGCCGACAACTGGAGTGAAAGTTTTCAAAGACAAAAAAGCTATTGATGTTGCTATCAATCAATTTCTCAAGGGAAAAGAGAAGGAGAGACTTGTCAAGCAACCTTCGGGGGGATATGACAGATTTTCCATCAAAGCtcttttgggctgaagttgtagaGATCATAATGCGTTATGTCACTTTAGATGGCAAGTTTGCTACCACTTATGGTGTCCATTTCATTCTCCTTAACCACTTCCGACATGAAATTTTGGTGTTTTTCCTTTTTCCCTTTATTTTTGCTTGCCTCGTTGGAAAAGGGGATTAAAGATCATAGGAATAACTCTAAAGTCCCCATCCTTCATGAGGGGTTAATTCTGTTGTTAATGGAGTATGCTAAGGATTTTTTCCCCCAAAATTCGCAGAATTTGCCTGGAAAACAAAGAAATAGAAACCTGTGGTGACCCATTATTTAGATATAGAAACTGACAGAGGATTTGGATACCGATGATGAAGATTATGAGGAAGGAGGAAACATTGTATGAGGCTACATCTGTGCAAATGTTCTCTTCCCTCTCGGAGGATGATAAGGGCAAGAAGAAGAATCCCACTAAAAGTATGACGAGCACATGCTTCCTGGACTGGTGGCTCGCGTATTGAGGATGATTAGGCTGGGGAGAATGTTACTTCAACTACTGATCATATTAAGAAGGATAAATTTGGGGCCGGTCAACAAAGGGATGTTTCTAAAGGTAAAGATAAGATGGATGCCCAAATGCTTAATAAATCACCAGGGCACTATTGATCACTTGGCTGATAAAATGCAAACCCCTGGTAATTTTAAGATAGGGCAGGCTTCCCCTAAGTTTTATATTGGTGATCTTGTGctcaaagaaaataaaaagtaTGCAAGACAAATATAAGAATAGTAAATTTGAGTTTAACTGGTTAGGTCgatacatcatcatcatcactcaGTATGGTTTAGGAGCATATTAGTTATCTAACCTTGACAGTGAAGCATTAGACAATACCATCAACATCATGGACCCCAAGTGTTTTCATGCCTAGTATGAGTAATATCtcaatagaaattaaaaaaaatatcacaatgaaaaatataaaatagtaaatataaaCATTTTCcacaatgaaaaatataaaatagtaaatataaaCATTTTCCTTTGATGAATACCATTTTTGGTGGTGCCTTGGAtatgtaccatggtgaaaaattgCTAATAGGTTTCATGTGCAATAAACT contains:
- the LOC131028165 gene encoding zinc finger CCCH domain-containing protein 30, producing MCGGSEHSKPHSTAVDFHGGHEKTVLFEKQLCTVQGADIHFSILLELAANNDLIGFKQAVEEDGSAIDEISFWYGRQNGSKQMCLEQRTPLMIAALYGSIDVLNYILSAYAMCGIDVNLECGSGKDTALHCAAAGGSSFAIESVKLLLQSGADVNHLDANGKRPVDVIMASPKLSNGKAMLEYMLSSGCQASSFMKIPNQVSDSGFSLSHIVSETYKDSHGGGPNSLGSSPPLSSSPKELSSKYFCTSLKFSEASRGCVVSNEKKEYPVDPSFPDIKNDMYSTDEFRMYSFKVKPCSRAYSHVWTECPFAHPGENARRRDPRRYHYSCVPCLEFRKGSCRRGDGCEYAHGVFECWLHPAQYRTRLCKDETKCTRRVCFFAHKPEELRPLSVLTGSTVQSPQLAASLDMSSTMGPIMLSSPSSMVKMSAVSPSNPPSGGLTTPPMSPSSSSANSSVYSSTSKAWQQPNVPTLHLPGGSLQASRLRASLSARDMAVEGLNGCSDYEGQLISEFPLSIQSRMNSAAAVGNTSFRSAKYKSGNSVSPTNLEDLFASEMSSPRKSGLESSALAQLCSQMQSQKTLQCHSQLPSQTQTSIGNQISQMRQCQSPSNFHSPVQSSYLPSLGVDLEQHNTTGSALSSALMASTISRSAAFMQNDFRSKSSRDLSASVPPASLADWGSPTGKVDWGVQGEDLRKFRKSFSFGPRSSVEADLSWVQNMVKEMPVDAGEGHISVSPLEALKNRKADNVDRTVLSAWMEQLHLDQQMVA